In Vicugna pacos chromosome 1, VicPac4, whole genome shotgun sequence, a single window of DNA contains:
- the LOC102536955 gene encoding uncharacterized protein isoform X3 — MAILIQISDWHQISSALEVLTPSKSSMSVGINFFQTSIHVEITLEMGPFLCQHPKSSRFQGIYGGTASVTRNEELKKPLEKTT; from the exons ATCCAAATTTCTGACTGGCATCAAATATCTTCTGCCTTAGAAGTCTTGACCCCCTCAAAATCATCCATGAgtgttggaatcaacttcttccagaCTTCTATTCATGTTG AAATCACTTTAGAAATGGGCCCATTTCTATGCCAGCATCCAAAGAGCTCCCGATTCCAAGGGATTTATGGTGGAACAGCTTCAGTTACAag AAATGAGGAGCTAAAAAAGCCCCTTGAGAAGACAActtga
- the LOC102536955 gene encoding uncharacterized protein isoform X2 has protein sequence MAILIQISDWHQISSALEVLTPSKSSMSVGINFFQTSIHVEITLEMGPFLCQHPKSSRFQGIYGGTASVTREKEPCCYSVVTVSLTFSSKKTALQASLSLKPEPDLSVPRNQKNLISRTVIKLSGQCCFHGNQDKPTCLISSQT, from the exons ATCCAAATTTCTGACTGGCATCAAATATCTTCTGCCTTAGAAGTCTTGACCCCCTCAAAATCATCCATGAgtgttggaatcaacttcttccagaCTTCTATTCATGTTG AAATCACTTTAGAAATGGGCCCATTTCTATGCCAGCATCCAAAGAGCTCCCGATTCCAAGGGATTTATGGTGGAACAGCTTCAGTTACAag GGAGAAAGAGCCTTGCTGTTACAGTGTGGTCACTGTTAGTTTGACATTCTCATCAAAGAAAACAGCTCTCCAAGCAAGCCTGTCCTTAAAACCAGAGCCAGACTTGTCAGTACCTCGGAACCAGAAAAACTTGATTTCCAGAACTGTGATCAAACTGTCAGGGCAGTGCTGCTTCCATGGGAACCAAGACAAGCCCACCTGTCTGATTTCTTCCCAGACATAA